A single region of the Flammeovirga agarivorans genome encodes:
- a CDS encoding LytR/AlgR family response regulator transcription factor — MANKIKTIIVDDEHLARSLIQNYVSKVPQLELLGVFKNALEAMTFIQSNDVDLMFLDIQMPNLTGIEFVESMQLKNTMIVFTTAYSEYALKGYELNAFDYLLKPITFPRFLQCVNKVSDQFELLNTQSSGILQMEPNPEISSHVVTTKSDSISIKADYKLYRVKYDKLRYMEGQKEYVAFHTQDKTIMALTSLKKLEDELPSKDFIRIHKSYIVNVQEIETLEGNILGLGDVELPVGQSYKAQLMKIFE; from the coding sequence ATGGCGAATAAGATAAAAACAATCATTGTAGATGATGAACACTTAGCGAGAAGTCTTATCCAAAACTATGTGTCTAAGGTTCCACAACTAGAACTTCTCGGTGTTTTTAAAAACGCCTTGGAAGCTATGACCTTTATCCAATCGAATGATGTGGATTTAATGTTTTTGGATATTCAAATGCCTAATCTTACAGGTATTGAATTTGTGGAAAGCATGCAATTAAAAAACACAATGATTGTGTTTACAACAGCGTATTCAGAGTATGCACTAAAAGGGTACGAACTAAATGCCTTCGATTATCTATTAAAGCCAATTACTTTTCCAAGATTCCTTCAATGCGTAAATAAAGTCAGTGATCAGTTTGAGTTATTGAATACCCAGTCATCTGGAATATTACAAATGGAACCCAATCCTGAAATAAGTTCTCATGTAGTAACAACTAAATCTGATAGTATAAGTATTAAAGCTGACTATAAACTATATAGAGTTAAATACGATAAGCTAAGGTATATGGAGGGACAAAAAGAATATGTGGCTTTTCATACCCAGGATAAAACAATTATGGCGTTAACGTCATTAAAAAAGTTAGAAGATGAGTTACCATCGAAAGACTTTATTAGAATTCACAAATCTTACATTGTCAATGTACAAGAAATCGAAACATTGGAAGGTAATATTTTAGGATTAGGTGATGTGGAGTTGCCTGTGGGGCAAAGTTACAAGGCACAACTGATGAAAATCTTTGAATAA
- a CDS encoding TolC family protein, with protein MRTIYLSLLLLVLQVFPSLGQEKEEDTTTAKQQITLSLADAISMGLENNYDIRIAAQNVEISKTNNTLENAGLYPTVSTDVDWNHNWSHAAQSNLGILSPTVNSNFTIFNGFQVWITKEQLEELQHYSEGNAQVVIENTIKDIIVAYFESLLEQQRLDVANQLAELSKERFDYTETQKSLGQAVTYDVLQAQNAWLEDRRTALEQKNKLQVKLRDLNFIMGVPEPEQVMYNLTESFEAVEKDYILADLIERVNADNTTLKNNYINQIIKQKDIELAKAAFLPSLKGSANIKYTENYGGAQGIPNFNIDGISGMVGATLSIPIYMGGSRRRAKQIAVINTQIAEIETQQMSHSLNNQMMQVYDTYVLQREILELTVEQVNTAQLNLQMSTERYRTGQINSFNLRDVQIQYLDAQNSRLTAIFNLISTNTEIVRLTGGIIDAYSE; from the coding sequence ATGAGAACTATATATTTAAGTTTGTTGCTTCTTGTTCTTCAAGTCTTTCCTTCATTAGGGCAAGAAAAAGAAGAGGACACAACAACAGCTAAACAACAAATTACTTTAAGTCTTGCTGATGCCATCAGTATGGGACTTGAAAACAACTACGACATTAGAATTGCAGCTCAAAATGTCGAGATCTCAAAAACAAATAACACTTTAGAAAATGCGGGGCTCTACCCAACAGTTTCTACAGATGTAGACTGGAACCACAACTGGTCCCATGCAGCTCAGTCCAACTTAGGTATCTTATCTCCAACGGTAAATTCAAACTTTACTATTTTTAATGGTTTTCAAGTTTGGATTACTAAAGAGCAATTAGAAGAGCTTCAACACTATTCTGAAGGGAATGCTCAAGTAGTGATTGAAAATACCATTAAGGATATTATTGTGGCTTATTTTGAATCCCTTTTAGAACAACAAAGGTTAGATGTAGCCAATCAACTTGCTGAGTTATCTAAAGAAAGATTTGATTACACTGAGACACAAAAATCTTTAGGACAAGCTGTTACTTATGATGTTCTTCAGGCACAAAATGCTTGGCTAGAAGATCGAAGAACAGCATTGGAGCAAAAGAATAAACTTCAGGTGAAACTTCGTGATTTAAACTTTATCATGGGTGTACCAGAACCAGAGCAAGTAATGTATAACCTTACTGAATCATTCGAAGCTGTAGAAAAGGACTATATTCTTGCTGATCTTATTGAAAGAGTGAATGCTGATAACACTACGTTAAAGAATAACTATATCAATCAGATTATCAAACAAAAGGATATTGAGTTAGCTAAGGCTGCATTTTTACCTAGCTTAAAAGGTTCGGCGAATATCAAATATACAGAGAACTATGGTGGAGCTCAGGGTATTCCAAACTTTAACATTGACGGTATCAGTGGTATGGTGGGTGCTACATTATCTATCCCAATATATATGGGTGGAAGTAGAAGAAGAGCGAAACAAATTGCTGTAATCAATACTCAAATTGCTGAGATTGAAACACAACAAATGTCTCATAGTCTGAATAACCAAATGATGCAGGTTTATGACACTTATGTACTACAGAGAGAAATCCTTGAATTAACTGTTGAGCAAGTAAATACTGCACAGTTGAACCTACAAATGTCAACAGAAAGATATAGAACTGGTCAGATCAATTCATTTAACTTAAGAGATGTCCAAATACAATACCTTGATGCTCAAAATTCAAGGTTAACAGCCATCTTTAATCTTATCTCTACAAACACTGAGATAGTTAGGTTAACAGGAGGTATAATTGATGCTTATTCTGAATAG
- a CDS encoding PH domain-containing protein — protein sequence MKFKSKIDIYAKLFWSVIFALILFSLAVVIDKGRGAPIIYTLIPIVIIGLSAALCIWILLTSYMNIYKSNQLLSYKAGPLSGNIDIKTIRKIKLNTRLWSGIKIGLSFKKGLIIYYQKYNYIYFTPKQEDEFCTMLKEINPDIEIIH from the coding sequence ATGAAGTTCAAAAGTAAAATAGATATTTATGCTAAACTATTTTGGAGTGTAATTTTCGCTTTAATTTTATTCTCTCTCGCAGTCGTAATTGATAAAGGAAGAGGAGCACCTATAATCTATACCCTTATTCCTATAGTAATTATCGGCCTATCGGCTGCACTTTGCATATGGATTCTATTAACAAGCTACATGAATATATATAAGAGCAATCAACTATTATCATATAAAGCGGGTCCATTAAGTGGAAATATTGATATTAAAACCATAAGAAAAATTAAATTAAATACTCGATTATGGTCAGGTATCAAGATTGGATTGTCATTTAAGAAAGGATTAATTATTTATTATCAGAAATACAATTATATTTATTTTACCCCTAAACAGGAAGATGAATTTTGTACTATGCTAAAGGAGATTAATCCTGATATAGAAATCATCCATTAA
- a CDS encoding sensor histidine kinase yields the protein MLEKIKNSYSFPLITIGLFAFFFFFDYWIGPWFALLRATLSISVFLFVILTNSLVLIPKLFIERRNKLFYVISLIFLYIISIKAYLAISEFIFPYLDQESFFQEYEYLREKLSGKLEYQWIYPFGFGSVFILMSIMISTVLTVSKYDEERKEKEMVLREEKMQAELKFLRSQINPHFLFNALNNIYTMSYMQMPQAPDNIAKLSEMLRYLLYDCNEDRVELSKEISYLHNYIDFQNLKTEGEQNIQFDIDIKNPSRLLSPVLLEPFVENAFKYSKLEEHNDGFVNLHLKEDHKELIFEVHNSISPEVIPNNDPSRGGIGIENVKKRLSLIYKNQHTLDIVNDGDEFKIILKISFQ from the coding sequence ATGCTAGAAAAAATAAAGAATAGTTATTCATTCCCTCTTATAACAATAGGTCTATTTGCCTTCTTCTTCTTTTTTGATTATTGGATAGGACCTTGGTTTGCATTACTAAGAGCAACTTTGTCCATCTCTGTGTTTCTTTTTGTAATATTGACCAATAGTCTCGTCTTAATACCAAAGCTTTTTATAGAAAGACGTAATAAGCTTTTTTATGTCATCTCATTGATCTTTCTTTATATCATTTCAATTAAAGCATATTTGGCAATCAGTGAGTTTATTTTTCCTTACCTCGATCAAGAATCCTTTTTTCAAGAATACGAATACCTAAGAGAAAAGCTATCAGGCAAATTAGAGTACCAATGGATTTACCCTTTTGGTTTTGGTAGTGTTTTTATACTGATGAGCATTATGATCAGTACTGTTTTAACAGTCAGTAAGTACGATGAAGAGCGTAAAGAAAAAGAGATGGTCTTAAGAGAAGAGAAAATGCAAGCAGAATTGAAATTTCTACGCTCGCAAATTAATCCTCATTTCCTCTTTAATGCTTTGAACAACATCTATACGATGTCTTATATGCAAATGCCTCAAGCACCAGATAACATCGCAAAGCTATCAGAAATGCTAAGGTACTTACTATATGATTGCAATGAGGATCGGGTAGAGTTAAGTAAAGAGATCTCTTACCTTCATAACTATATAGATTTTCAGAATTTAAAGACTGAAGGGGAACAAAATATACAATTTGATATAGATATTAAGAATCCATCAAGACTATTATCACCTGTGTTATTAGAACCATTTGTTGAAAATGCTTTTAAATACAGTAAATTAGAAGAGCACAATGATGGGTTTGTTAATCTTCATCTAAAAGAAGATCATAAGGAATTAATCTTTGAGGTTCATAATTCGATATCTCCTGAAGTAATACCTAATAATGACCCATCAAGAGGTGGGATCGGTATTGAGAATGTCAAAAAGAGATTAAGCTTGATCTATAAGAATCAGCATACTTTAGATATTGTCAATGATGGAGATGAATTCAAAATTATACTAAAGATATCGTTTCAATAA
- a CDS encoding MATE family efflux transporter: MKGSQKSFYQEVWKVALPISLQSVLQYALSMVDQIMVGQLGETVIASVGLGSRLSFIFMVALIGTANGAGVFVAQFWGKGEKQQISYLLGDLIKIGTLVTVLGMFLSIAFPSEILSLFSSDKEVIALGGIYQQIIALGFPAVMLSAAYSSSLRSIGEAKLVLKISLWKIVMNTILNYILIFGGLGFEGLGMEGAAWATIIAMWFETFALIYIVRSKGFPGDVRWKHILHWDKSSLMPLLSVSAPLVLGEISWAAGETGYSMIYGQMGTVDIAAMTMTIPLQVLFFGFFTGLASAASIVIGYQLGQNNIRKAKIYGDKLSFNTFLLGILMGLFVVLISPLYIKVYEVTPEVKDLTQILCYIFAFLFPIKMTNYITAAGVLRSGGDTKFTTTLGLFTTWLFSIPLGVFAAFYLELPLEWVYVIVSIEEYVRLGLYLWRKRTGKWARNLVNEQ; this comes from the coding sequence TTGAAAGGATCGCAGAAATCATTTTATCAAGAAGTTTGGAAAGTTGCATTGCCGATTTCTTTACAAAGTGTATTACAATATGCACTAAGTATGGTAGACCAAATTATGGTGGGTCAACTTGGTGAAACCGTAATTGCTTCTGTTGGTTTGGGGAGCCGTTTATCATTTATATTTATGGTGGCCCTTATAGGAACAGCCAATGGTGCGGGAGTTTTTGTTGCCCAATTTTGGGGCAAAGGAGAGAAGCAGCAAATCAGTTATTTGTTGGGTGATCTAATAAAAATAGGCACACTAGTTACAGTACTTGGGATGTTCTTAAGTATTGCTTTCCCATCGGAAATCTTAAGTTTATTTTCTTCCGATAAAGAAGTAATTGCATTAGGAGGGATATATCAACAAATTATTGCATTAGGTTTTCCTGCAGTAATGCTAAGTGCTGCATATAGTTCATCTTTAAGATCTATCGGTGAGGCAAAACTGGTTTTAAAGATTAGTTTATGGAAGATTGTCATGAACACAATCCTCAATTATATATTGATCTTTGGAGGACTAGGTTTTGAAGGTTTAGGCATGGAAGGTGCTGCTTGGGCAACGATTATTGCTATGTGGTTTGAGACCTTTGCTTTAATCTATATTGTGCGTTCTAAAGGTTTTCCGGGAGATGTTCGATGGAAGCATATTTTACATTGGGACAAATCATCACTGATGCCATTACTTAGTGTGAGCGCACCATTAGTATTGGGTGAAATTTCATGGGCTGCAGGAGAAACAGGTTATTCAATGATTTACGGCCAAATGGGAACTGTAGATATTGCCGCCATGACAATGACCATACCATTGCAAGTTCTGTTCTTTGGTTTCTTTACAGGTTTAGCTTCCGCTGCTTCAATTGTAATAGGATATCAGCTGGGGCAGAATAACATAAGAAAAGCAAAGATATATGGTGATAAGCTCTCCTTTAATACATTCCTTCTAGGTATTTTGATGGGACTATTTGTTGTACTGATTAGTCCTTTATATATCAAAGTATATGAGGTGACTCCTGAGGTAAAAGATCTAACGCAGATATTATGTTACATTTTTGCCTTTTTGTTCCCGATCAAGATGACGAACTATATCACTGCCGCAGGAGTATTAAGAAGTGGAGGTGATACAAAGTTTACCACAACGTTAGGACTGTTTACTACATGGCTTTTTTCAATTCCATTAGGAGTGTTTGCAGCCTTCTATTTAGAACTTCCTTTAGAGTGGGTATATGTAATTGTATCAATAGAAGAGTACGTCAGATTAGGTTTATATCTTTGGAGAAAAAGAACTGGAAAGTGGGCTAGGAACCTTGTGAATGAGCAATAA
- a CDS encoding efflux RND transporter permease subunit: MRKLVEAFVRRPFYAHMALLLITLLGGIAIYNMKKASFPLLESRIITVTVAYQGASPKEMDEGVTTLIENQIKGIPGIKETTSVSAENLATVTVTTEAKANIDEVLTDVKNAVDGISNFPAGAEKPAVSKKRETTSAMYVDLKGDDLRTLKQYAQRIEDDFLASGKISQIAISGYPNTEISVEVNEDLLRRYNISINDIKDAISNNNLDITGGTIKNSREEISVLARYRSAKAEDIEDIVVRSTTDGRVIKVRDLAEVKFQFEDVPNAVWNQGQRNISIALSKLNTEDLQEISKYVHEYIDEFNEKHDDAELYVSFDFLSVVNTRLDTLIENGLMGIVLVIITLSLFLSFRLSLWVAWGIPSSFLGMFIFASLMGVTLNMISLFGMILIIGILVDDGIVIGENIFTHYERGKSPIRAAIDGTMEVIPAVLTSVSTTIIAFFPFLFLESGLEMMSEMALVVILCLAFSLVEGMFLLPAHVSNPKVLTPRKDKSKFNAVREKLDKIIFSFRDKVYVPALRFLLDHKWFGISIPIAAIIITAGLIGGRKIEMTFFPAPPGDFFNIDLALKPGIHQDSTKAYLIRYEDAVWEANETLKQEYDTDFNFIKSSFVSIGNAFNGAERGTHTGQVFVIMEDLTDSPIDASAIKSKIHNIIGEEPTARKLSVGANNMWGAPVSISLLGYDYDEIEGASEFLKDKLNEHAALYNVMDNNQIGGQEIRLELKPKAYALGFTESSLMMQVRNGFFGAEAQRLQVNKDEIRIYVRYKKDNRNTLGDLERMRIRTADGMYPLSQLADFNVTRGPVAINHYNGEKEIRVEAFLLNAGDPVVPIIEDMEKEVLPQLKQMFPDVRTEYQGQLKSSKEDSEELVNTYLVAFLLIIMILMLHFRSFTQAIMILMMIPLGVIGAIWGHGIEGQTISMFSMLGMVALSGTIINDAVVYLSKFNQDLLDGYTFDDALVNAGKSRFRPILLTTLTTTIGLYPMILETSVQSRFLVPVAVSLAYGILIGTMFILLIMPVLVKVVNDIRRGKKWLFTGKKPSREEVENVFTEIAAEKAMEQVNEALSTDKNDLVSSN, from the coding sequence ATGAGAAAACTTGTTGAAGCTTTCGTTAGAAGACCTTTTTATGCTCATATGGCTTTATTGCTTATCACATTATTAGGTGGTATTGCAATCTACAATATGAAAAAAGCTTCTTTCCCATTATTAGAATCAAGAATAATTACTGTTACCGTAGCTTATCAAGGTGCTTCACCAAAAGAAATGGATGAAGGGGTAACTACGCTAATTGAAAACCAGATCAAAGGTATTCCTGGTATAAAGGAAACCACTTCTGTATCTGCAGAAAACCTAGCTACAGTTACTGTTACAACAGAGGCAAAAGCAAATATCGATGAAGTACTTACTGATGTAAAGAACGCAGTAGATGGTATTTCTAACTTCCCTGCCGGTGCTGAAAAACCTGCTGTTTCTAAGAAAAGAGAAACAACAAGTGCTATGTATGTGGACTTGAAAGGTGATGATCTAAGAACATTAAAGCAATATGCTCAACGTATTGAAGATGATTTTCTTGCTTCTGGAAAGATCTCACAAATAGCTATTTCGGGTTACCCTAATACTGAAATCTCTGTAGAAGTAAATGAAGATTTATTACGTAGATATAATATCTCAATTAATGATATCAAGGATGCTATTTCTAATAACAACTTGGATATCACTGGTGGTACAATTAAAAATTCTAGAGAAGAAATTTCTGTACTTGCAAGATACCGTTCTGCAAAAGCTGAAGATATTGAAGATATTGTTGTTCGCTCAACTACAGATGGTAGAGTAATCAAAGTTCGTGATTTAGCAGAGGTTAAATTTCAATTTGAGGATGTTCCTAACGCTGTTTGGAATCAAGGTCAGCGAAATATTTCGATTGCACTTTCGAAATTAAATACTGAAGACCTTCAAGAAATTTCTAAATATGTACATGAATACATTGATGAGTTTAATGAAAAACACGATGATGCAGAGTTGTATGTAAGTTTCGATTTCTTATCAGTAGTAAATACTCGTCTTGATACACTGATTGAAAATGGTTTAATGGGTATTGTCCTTGTGATCATTACACTTTCATTATTCTTAAGTTTTAGACTTTCGTTATGGGTAGCATGGGGTATCCCTAGTTCATTCTTAGGAATGTTTATTTTCGCTTCGCTTATGGGAGTGACCTTAAACATGATCTCCTTGTTCGGTATGATCCTGATTATTGGTATCCTTGTAGATGATGGTATTGTTATCGGCGAAAATATATTTACCCATTATGAGAGAGGTAAGTCTCCTATTAGAGCCGCTATTGATGGTACCATGGAAGTAATTCCTGCCGTTTTAACATCAGTATCTACAACCATTATTGCTTTCTTCCCATTCCTTTTCCTAGAATCAGGATTAGAGATGATGTCTGAAATGGCCTTAGTAGTTATTCTATGTTTAGCATTCTCATTAGTTGAAGGTATGTTCTTACTACCTGCCCATGTTAGTAATCCTAAAGTATTAACACCGAGAAAAGATAAGAGCAAGTTTAATGCTGTCCGAGAAAAACTTGATAAAATCATCTTCTCTTTTAGAGACAAAGTATACGTTCCTGCATTAAGATTCTTATTGGATCACAAATGGTTTGGTATTTCTATTCCAATTGCTGCCATCATAATCACAGCAGGTTTAATTGGAGGTAGAAAAATTGAAATGACTTTCTTCCCAGCACCTCCGGGTGATTTCTTCAATATTGATTTAGCTTTAAAACCAGGTATTCACCAAGACTCTACTAAGGCATATTTAATTCGATATGAAGATGCTGTTTGGGAGGCTAATGAGACATTAAAACAAGAATATGATACTGATTTCAACTTTATCAAATCTTCGTTTGTAAGTATTGGTAATGCATTCAACGGTGCTGAAAGAGGTACACATACAGGACAAGTTTTCGTCATTATGGAGGATCTGACAGACTCTCCTATTGATGCCAGTGCGATTAAATCTAAGATCCATAATATTATTGGTGAGGAACCGACAGCAAGGAAACTCTCAGTGGGTGCCAATAATATGTGGGGTGCTCCAGTATCAATCTCATTACTAGGATATGATTATGATGAAATTGAAGGTGCATCAGAATTCTTAAAAGATAAACTAAACGAACATGCTGCCCTTTACAATGTAATGGACAACAACCAAATTGGTGGACAAGAAATTCGTTTAGAATTAAAACCTAAAGCATATGCACTAGGGTTCACAGAATCATCTCTTATGATGCAGGTTCGTAATGGTTTCTTTGGTGCTGAAGCACAACGTCTGCAAGTCAATAAAGATGAGATTAGAATCTATGTTCGATATAAAAAGGACAACAGAAATACTTTAGGTGACCTTGAAAGAATGCGTATCAGAACAGCAGATGGAATGTATCCATTGTCTCAACTGGCTGATTTCAATGTTACTAGAGGACCTGTTGCTATTAACCATTACAATGGTGAAAAAGAAATTAGAGTAGAGGCCTTCCTATTGAATGCGGGTGATCCTGTAGTTCCTATCATCGAAGACATGGAAAAAGAGGTATTACCTCAATTAAAACAAATGTTCCCTGATGTAAGAACAGAGTATCAAGGTCAGCTTAAATCTTCTAAGGAAGATTCTGAAGAACTAGTAAATACTTACCTAGTGGCTTTCCTTTTGATTATTATGATACTTATGCTTCACTTTAGATCATTTACTCAAGCAATTATGATCTTAATGATGATTCCATTAGGAGTAATTGGTGCGATTTGGGGTCATGGTATTGAAGGGCAGACTATCTCAATGTTCTCAATGTTAGGTATGGTAGCCTTATCGGGTACAATCATTAATGATGCGGTAGTATACCTATCCAAATTCAACCAAGATTTATTGGACGGTTATACATTTGATGATGCCTTAGTTAATGCCGGTAAATCTCGTTTCAGACCAATCTTACTAACGACCTTAACCACAACAATTGGTTTATACCCAATGATCTTAGAGACATCAGTACAATCTCGTTTCTTAGTACCTGTTGCTGTATCATTAGCTTATGGTATTCTGATTGGAACTATGTTCATTCTACTGATCATGCCTGTATTGGTAAAAGTGGTCAACGATATCAGAAGAGGTAAGAAATGGTTATTCACTGGTAAAAAACCATCAAGAGAGGAAGTAGAGAATGTTTTTACTGAAATCGCTGCCGAAAAGGCAATGGAACAAGTAAATGAAGCATTATCAACAGATAAAAATGATCTAGTGTCATCAAATTAA
- a CDS encoding CBS domain-containing protein has protein sequence MNFTPKRLIEDPHDVKPYPSVEKYMTKKLIVFKPEQNIEEAMQVLVEEKISGAPVVNESGDLVGMLSEKDCLHIILESRYLNYPASQGLVQDYMTKAVTTISSDKDVVEVAMIFENSSFRRYPIVKGGKLIGQVSRRDILRAACDLQSTTW, from the coding sequence ATGAATTTTACTCCAAAACGCTTAATTGAAGATCCACATGACGTAAAACCATATCCATCGGTGGAGAAGTACATGACAAAAAAGCTAATTGTCTTTAAACCAGAACAAAACATCGAAGAAGCCATGCAAGTATTGGTAGAAGAGAAGATTTCTGGAGCTCCAGTGGTGAATGAAAGTGGAGATCTTGTAGGGATGCTTTCAGAAAAAGATTGCTTGCATATTATCCTAGAAAGTAGATACTTAAACTATCCAGCTAGTCAAGGCCTTGTTCAAGATTACATGACAAAAGCTGTAACAACCATATCATCAGATAAAGATGTGGTAGAAGTAGCAATGATTTTTGAGAACTCATCGTTTAGAAGATATCCAATTGTTAAAGGTGGGAAACTGATTGGTCAAGTTTCAAGACGCGATATTCTAAGGGCGGCTTGTGATTTACAGTCAACAACCTGGTAA
- a CDS encoding NUDIX domain-containing protein: MEININVIDRKRAYNGFLSVDKVTFQHTKFDGSTSEILTREVVERNDAIAIFLYHPEEDNYWFVEQIRIPTIRNGKGVLTECVAGLVDDGETAEQAAIREVEEEVGYSITTPKYISTFYSTPGGCSEKVVMFYSELKEKVAEGGGLLTEGEDIRIVKYSFSELKEMYSNKEIDDAKTLIGVQWLLLEATLNN, encoded by the coding sequence ATGGAGATAAATATTAATGTAATTGACCGAAAAAGAGCTTACAATGGCTTTTTAAGTGTAGATAAAGTTACTTTTCAACATACTAAATTTGATGGGTCAACATCTGAAATATTAACGAGAGAGGTAGTTGAAAGAAACGATGCAATTGCAATTTTTTTATATCACCCAGAAGAAGATAATTACTGGTTTGTTGAACAAATAAGAATTCCTACTATTAGAAATGGTAAAGGAGTACTAACCGAATGTGTAGCGGGTTTGGTAGATGATGGTGAAACAGCAGAACAAGCGGCGATTCGAGAAGTAGAAGAGGAAGTAGGGTACAGCATTACAACTCCAAAATACATTTCTACCTTTTATTCTACGCCAGGAGGATGTTCTGAAAAAGTAGTGATGTTTTATAGTGAATTGAAAGAGAAAGTAGCAGAAGGTGGTGGACTGCTTACAGAAGGAGAAGATATAAGAATTGTAAAATATTCTTTTTCAGAGCTAAAAGAAATGTATTCCAATAAAGAGATTGATGATGCCAAAACGTTGATTGGAGTGCAGTGGTTATTATTGGAAGCTACTCTTAATAATTGA
- a CDS encoding efflux RND transporter periplasmic adaptor subunit, translating into MSRKHIVTVVGIILLIGGTTFISKTLIDNKPKPQKAEKKEKVISIKAEKVQYADVNNNQVFHGRVNAAQTYILSSEVAGRILPTKVLLKEGNTFYKGQQLVHVFDQDIKATLKSQKSSFMNTMASVLPDIKIDYSNEYDKWYSFFTSVKIDQPLPELPKINSDQERFFLASRSLITEYFAIQQAEINLRKYAVYAPFNGTFKSVRLESGSIVSPGSEIGVISRTDLLEVVVEVEPVNAKWIKKGDKVTVTTESRDPSNIIGIVSRKSKIVDPQSQTIKVFVQVRPKSTSEIFEGQFVKVEFKGNTIENVVELPREAVIDEKFIFTVQDKKLHQKEIEVIKINGDSYYIKGINENEMIVTESVFNGKEGMSVNIRS; encoded by the coding sequence ATGTCTCGTAAGCACATTGTAACGGTCGTTGGTATCATTCTCTTAATTGGAGGTACAACTTTTATATCCAAAACATTAATCGACAACAAACCCAAACCTCAGAAAGCAGAGAAAAAAGAGAAAGTGATCTCTATAAAAGCTGAAAAGGTTCAATATGCTGATGTAAATAATAACCAAGTATTTCATGGTAGAGTAAATGCTGCTCAAACGTATATCCTTTCATCTGAGGTGGCAGGCAGAATATTACCTACTAAAGTTTTATTAAAAGAAGGAAATACATTCTATAAAGGTCAACAGCTTGTACATGTATTTGATCAAGATATTAAAGCCACATTAAAATCTCAGAAATCTAGCTTTATGAATACAATGGCTAGTGTTCTACCCGATATTAAGATTGACTATTCTAACGAATATGACAAGTGGTATAGCTTTTTTACTTCGGTGAAAATTGATCAACCTCTTCCTGAATTACCAAAGATCAATTCTGATCAAGAAAGATTTTTCCTAGCTTCTAGAAGTCTTATTACAGAATATTTCGCTATTCAACAGGCTGAAATCAACTTAAGAAAATATGCTGTCTATGCTCCTTTCAATGGTACATTTAAAAGTGTAAGATTAGAATCGGGATCTATCGTTTCTCCTGGTTCTGAAATTGGCGTAATCTCAAGAACAGATTTATTGGAAGTAGTTGTTGAAGTAGAGCCAGTAAATGCAAAATGGATTAAAAAGGGAGATAAAGTTACAGTAACTACTGAATCAAGAGATCCCTCTAATATCATAGGTATTGTTAGTAGAAAATCAAAGATTGTTGATCCTCAATCACAAACGATTAAGGTATTTGTTCAAGTAAGACCAAAGTCTACTTCAGAAATTTTTGAAGGACAATTTGTGAAAGTTGAATTTAAAGGAAATACCATTGAGAATGTTGTTGAGTTACCAAGAGAAGCAGTCATCGATGAGAAATTCATCTTTACAGTACAAGACAAAAAACTTCATCAAAAAGAGATCGAAGTGATCAAAATAAATGGCGATTCCTACTACATCAAAGGAATTAATGAGAACGAGATGATCGTTACAGAATCTGTATTTAATGGCAAAGAAGGTATGTCGGTAAATATCAGAAGCTAA